The genomic region tttttaggtaataaattaagaaagagatataTTTTAAGCgtgaaaacatatttaagtcattaattaaagtggaaaataaagtttaattaaaaaactgaaaatatattttacccttaTTTTATTACGTTTTATTGCGGCTGTTCATTTTTTTGGGGGTTTAAAATCATCAGAAATTGGTACCCAGATCCAAccaaattatttgttttgttttcagagTGTTTCCTGCAGAAGCATGCGAAACTGTAGGAGGGGAAGCCTGCATGGCGGAGATGTACCCTGAAACGAAGCTACAGCCAGAGGCTAAGACTCCACGAGTCGTTACAGAGAACGTTGAGAGAGAGTATCTTGAATACGATGATCCTAAAACGTAAGATATATAGGAATCAATTCAGATACACTTTTATTATAGAGGTTTTTAAAGTGACAACTAAATAGAAATCATCATGgacattatttttataacaattattataaaatactaCAAATTTATGTGGCTGATCTCACAATAAACAtgatattcaaatatttaaaattcaactTAGTAAAATTGTGGTGACAGAATGGACTTTTTACTTGAGCCTTAATTTGATTCTCTGTGCATGTTTCTCTCTATTAAAATCACTTGGGCAAGAGATACAGAGTCCTAACATGTATATTCTTATATTAAAATAGTTGGGGGCCaatcttatattaatatttattagggtataagtaatttttaaaaaaaatgaggggCCAAggctataaaaattaataaacttattataaataTCAATATCTACTGTcaatgtattttaataaaaattctttaattatatGGCACTTTAGAATTAGATAAACAtactttgtaattaattaattaaaatatgtattccACTAGTCAAATTAATCAGAATTAAGGGTGAGGACTAGTAAAATGAATATTTAGACAtcttaaaagtaaataattttgttatcatTTAGCTATAAAACCTTCTAAGATTGATTTCACTATTTACTCAATTTATTGACTTCACTGCTGGATATGAATTCAGAATTGTGGATAAGCATTATTATATTGTGGTTGTGGTGTGTGTTGTTCAGGGTATTTCGAGGAGAGGCTTGTGATGATCTTGGAGGAACTTTCTGTGAGACCGAGTATCAGAAGGGTGTCTACTAGAGAAATGTGAAAACCCTTTTTATTGCCATGACTACTGCGTTTTCAATGTCAACCAGTAGTAATTGTAGTGTTGAATGTACATAGGTATAAGGCTATGGATCTCAGTTTATATTGAGTTTCAGTATCGCTATAAAACTTTACAATAATTATACACTAAATTTCATAGCTTCGGCCCTCTCTTCTCTttgactaattttaaaataaaatacaataggAGTACTTCATCAAGATACAATAAAAGGAGTACTCCACTTGTAATGTATTTGGGGGCATCATTTTGGTTCTCTAAgtaatttattaacatttttttctaatatcagTGTGATTAAGATGCAaatacaatatattttattcttaagaaaaaaaaaagtctctaaaaataatgagaaaggAATATAATTTACTATAACAGAAATAATGAATCATTCTGTCCATCGAGGCTggccaaaaataaaaatctgtCCATCAAGAGaagtaaaagatttttttttctgtaatttcattttaataaactGCAATGAACCAGAAAGTCTGAATGAAAATCATAATCATTTATCATAAAGCTAAACCGGAATGGATGGACACGTGCCACACCAGTTAGAATGAACTATAATATGATCAAATATGTAGAAGTAGAAAGAGATTGAGAAaaacaggttttttttttagttacagaaagagaaagagaggacTAAAAACCTCTTAGGAAAGCAATATGGGCTATGTCGGTCCTAAGAGCTTTTGGgacaattaatttcatttttatgaataattgaaTATCATCTGCCGAATTAAATTAAGATGGTgccaaacaaaataaattattgcagCAATAATAAAAGCAAGTCTAATTTGACAGGAGATATAAAATTGATGGGATTATtaggaatgaatgaaagaaaaaaaaatcacatattcGATTTCTCCTGACTTgtgttaataaaattaacaaattaataacttgtcagataaaaaaaattaatttgttactgTCCATGTTCAAATATATTTGGCATCAAGTGGATAGGCTTAGCACTACATAACAGCCATTCCTCCACTGAGGGTCTAAGGAAATCTAAGCCTTATCCATTCACAAGCTCAAATAGTAATCTTTCAACGTCAAGCATAAATTTCAAACTGATGCACATGTAGTTGTAAGCCATATTCTTATATTAATCCGAGTTAATctagtaaaataaaatcaaacttttttaatcagttaaaataaatcaatttttctaCACAAGTTAAAATCACTTATATACCTCaacattttaagaaattttgcaATCTAACTTCTTGACAAACATCTACAAGACACACATAAACaagtaaaaactaattgaaGTAGACATAAGCCCTATTtgaaaaatttcttcataaacacttaaaagagaaaaaaaatgtaaattaaaattatattttagagaaGCTAAATGAttaagtttttataaattaacttatacataaattaatttcaatatataagataattttttttattttcttattttcattttttacgtAGAACctgtttgtttaaaattatttttttaaaatcatttttttaataaaaataagtaattttttgttttttaatatgtttatctaaatcttttctttaaattttttttcttcttttaagaagaaaatcatttctacttcttaaaaaaaaaatttaaaaattatttttcttaaaattactttttaaagtttaaacaaataagCATATAATTAACTGCTTATAAAAAAGCTTTTCCAAACCAAACAAGTAGCAAATGAGCTGTGAATCGGTCATAATAATTTGCCAGATTAGCCTCACGTATCAGCATTCCAAGTTTTCATTTCCACGACTGAGAAGGTCAAGTCTCTCTATAAATTGAAGCCTTATTTATATCTTATCATGTAAAAAAtccaaattatataatattcgTAAATGCATGAATTGAACAATCTTATCAGCTTACAAACAAGGAGAGCCTGTTAGATAGAGTGGAATGAAATGAGAGTAAATTGAGATCAAAatgttgaattaaaataaagtgtaaAAGTGTGAATTTTctcgtatttttttttcactctctttcaTTACAAATGAACAGACGTTAAAATTGAgatgaaaatttgatttttccttATAATTACAAGTTTAATTGGATCGAGGTCCTTTAAGTTCAACAATATTGACAACTTTAGGAATTATGACGCCAACTAGCTTAAAAACACATGGTTGAAGAACTTATGAAACCCATCAATGAGGGGCCCAATGGAAGAAAgccctaaaacaattttaaatttaattaagcaAAGAAGAGAAATAATGTGAGGGTCACTAAAAAGATTAATAACATGACCATATACATCTTTGGTCTCTCGTGCTCTCCTCCAGCCTCTCCAACCCTAAAGATATAGGGAGAATAATAAAGAGAATAGGATTGAACTCATGGTGGGTCAAATTGGTCCATGAATTTTTCACTTGAtacttactaaaaaaaataagtccTCTCTCATAAGCCTCACTAACTTATAGACTTATAGGTTCACTTTGTTGCTCCTCATGAGTTAATTATCTATATccaaaatttaatcaataatgTTGGTTTGGTGTTGATAGATAGATAATCTACAAATAAATTTGGTGGTTTGTCATGAGATTAATGGAGAATCCGACTAATAGAggcgatttttttttctttttccaagcACAAATGATTTAGACTAACAAAGATGACTAACCAAATTTgctagtatttatttttaaaaaataaattgatgaaTCAATTCATAAGAAATCGAACTAACATTTTTTAGACTTAGCAAGAGATGGATCAAGTCATCAATCTAtggattcaatttttttccctttgcaattacaatttacaagtGTACCTTCGTCATAGTCTTGAGAGAAATTTAACTTTTACACTATAAATATagattttttacataaatttggCGCCAAAAACGACCTTCCcattttccctttcccttcCATGAATCACATAAAATCATGTACGAGGAACCTCGGCACCTTGACATCTTCTCCAAAGCGACACCTTTATGTCGACGCTTCCATGATCAAGACAGGCTTCGATCCCAACACGTACCGTTACAATTTCCAAGTTCAGATCCACCTCCAACGTGGGGATTTGGGCGCTGCACGCAAACTGTTCGACGAAATGCCTCACAAGAACGTCATCTCCACCAACACAATGATAATGGGTTACATAAAATCTGGCAACCTTTCCACTGCCAGGAGCTTGTTTGACAGCATGGTTCAACGCTCGGTTGTTACGTGGACAATGCTGATCGGTGGCTATGCTCAGAACAACCGGTTCCCCGAAGCTTTCGGTCTCTTTGCCGATATGTGTAGACACGGAACGGTTCCGGATCATATCATCTTGGCCACTCTCTTATCTGGGTTCACTGAGTTTGAATCTGTCAACGAAGTGGCACAAGTGCATGCCCATGTTGTCAAATTGGGGTATATTTCCACCCTCATGGTTTGCAACTCGTTGCTTGATTCTTACTGTAAGACGCGTAGCCTTGGATTGGCCTGTCAACTCTTCGAGCATATGCCAGAGAAAGATAATGTTACTTTCAATGCATTGTTGATGGGATACTCCAAAGAGGGATTCAATCATGATGCCATAAACCTGTTTTTCAAGATGCAGGATTTGGGATTTAGGCCCTCGGAATTTACTTTTGCTGCAGTTTTAACTGCAGGGATACAGTTGGATGATATAGAGTTTGGGCAACAAGTTCACAGTTTTGTGGTGAAGTGTAATTTTGTGTGGAATGTGTTTGTGGCTAATTCTTTGCTTGATTTCTACTCGAAGCATGATCGGATTGTTGAGGCAAGGAAGCTTTTTGATGAGATGCCAGAGGTGGATGGTATCTCTTACAATGTGCTCATCACGTGTTGTGCATGGAATGGCAGAGTTGAAGAATCTCTTGAACTTTTCAGGGAGTTACAGTTTACTAGATTTGACCGGAGGCAGTTCCCTTTTGCTACCTTGTTGAGCATTGCTGCAAATGCTTTGAATCTGGAAATGGGTAGGCAAATCCATTCCCAGGCTATTGTAACAGAAGCCATTTCAGAAATTCTGGTTAGGAATTCGTTAGTTGACATGTACGCTAAATGTGACAAATTTGGGGAAGCAAATAGGATTTTTGCAGATCTGGCACATCAAAGTTCAGTTCCATGGACAGCCTTGATCTCGGGTTATGTTCAGAAGGGACTCCATGAAGATGGCCTAAAGCTATTCGTTGAGATGCAAAGAGCCAAAATAGGTGCTGACTCGGCCACTTATGCCAGCATTTTAAGAGCCTGTGCAAATCTAGCTTCACTGACACTAGGAAAACAGTTACACTCACATATAATCAGATCAGGATGCATTTCAAATGTATTTTCTGGGAGTGCACTGGTTGACATGTATGCAAAATGTGGATCCATAAAAGATGCACTTCAAATGTTTCAAGAGATGCCTGTGAAGAACTCAGTCTCCTGGAATGCACTGATTTCAGCTTATGCACAAAACGGAGACGGTGGCCATGCTCTTAGATCATTTGAACAGATGGTTCATTCAGGTCTGCAACCAACTTCCGTTAGCTTCCTTAGCATTCTATGTGCCTGCAGCCATTGTGGTCTAGTTGAAGAAGGACAACAGTACTTTAACTCTATGGCTCAAGATTACAAACTTGTACCCAGAAAAGAGCATTATGCATCAATTGTTGATATGTTATGTCGCAGTGGAAGATTTGATGAGGCTGAGAAATTGATGGCTCAGATGCCATTTGAACCGGATGAGATAATGTGGTCATCAATTCTCAACTCATGCAGTATCCATAAGAATCAAGAGTTGGCAAAGAAAGCAGCAGACCAACTATTCAATATGAAGGTCCTTAGAGATGCTGCACCATATGTTAGCATGTCCAATATCTATGCAGCAGCTGGTGAATGGAACAATGTGGGAAAGGTGAAGAAGGCCATGAGAGAGCGAGGGGTTAGAAAGGTCCCGGCATACAGTTGGGTTGAAATCAAACAGAAGACCCATGTTTTCTCAGCCAATGACACGTCTCACCCACAGATGAAAGAGATAACGAGGAAGCTTGACGAACTGGAAAAGCAAATGGAGGAACAAGCGTATAAACCTGACTCAGGCTGTGCCCTTTACAATGTGGACGAGGAAGTCAAGGTAGAGTCACTAAAATATCATAGTGAACGCATTGCCATTGCGTTCGCACTAAGGGTCACCCATATTGGTGATGAAGAACCTACGAGCTTGTGATGATTGTCATGCTGCTATCAAAGTAATCTCCAAGATTGTAAATAGGGAAATCACAGTCAGGGATTCAAGTAGATTCCATCATTTTAGAGATGGATCTTGCTCCTGTAAGGAATACTGGTAGGTTGCCTTCTGTTTCCATCaacaaaatcatcatttttttttaaaaaaaaaagcagaaaaaACTTACAAAGAGTTCGTTTCCATTGTCAGATCACACACTTTTCTTATGTACCATTATTTATATCAATCTTCTACAGGCcaagaaaaaacatttattattcttGTGTGTAGACATTTTTGTTATATTGGTGGCTTTTACCTTGACCAGGAAATTGACACTCAGATTTTATTACTTGTCGATATAAGTGATCCAAGATAATTTTAGATTGATTaagttgttattgttattatgagCTTGCttgtttcaatctttttttaaacagatactgttaaaaaaatttaatgtttgttTAAGTTTGTAAAATAAAGAGCAAATTACAGCAACCTCCCCTGAGGTATGCAAGATTTACCCGTCTCCCCTTCTTTTTCTGACGTTACACAAAATCTTCGTTATCCTTGTTAACTCCGTTTATTTTTTAGATCACacatgaattttattaaaattttaatcttgaaattaTCATCATCTCCTTCCTTCATCTAAAACTCTTATCTTTGGCACACCATTGTTAAATCTTTCCGGGccattgttgaatttttacaatattaacTAATCCCAACACCTTTAATATTTCTAATGAAACCTGCGGAGCTCAAAAGCAAACGATtaacagttatcaagaacttgTATATTAAGCATCAATTGGAATCTCAAGACTACAAATTTTTCCACCACAAAGCAATCCCACTTTATCACACGAGCCTCAATCTTTAGAGCCAACTACAGGActaattcataaattaaaacttaatcACACTTTTTTGCTTCTCAATCCCCTCCAAAGATTTCTAACCTAAGTTCTCTCTTACAATATTAAGTTTTAGACTGTGATATAACACATGATAATGAACCAGCATGACCTAAAACAGAAGTGTAAATAGTTATGGTTCTGCTACTGatatataaaacaatataaGATGAACTGATCTCAAGTGCTCGGATTTTCAATTAGAAAACTCAAATTATGCATGAGGTGAACGGCTGTTTGTTGTGCACAATGAAATGTAACTTTTAGGACGAAAATTTGAACTGAAGAATAGGCAATATgggaaattttaattagaaatagaAACTAAGATATAGTTTTGCTTTCTAAAGATTGCTTGGCAAATTACCTAAACAATGCTATTTACTATTTTGTGACTCATTCCATCAAGCACAGGAGAATCATACAAAGAATACCAGGGAGAAAGTCAACCAGaactaaaaacaaagaaattgtGTGTATTCCTGTTCCAGTGATAGGGGGAAAACTGAAAAGCCAAATAAACAACCATTCAGAAACATTTGGTTAGAATGTGTACCTAACAAGATTCATCCAATTGGCCTTAGGGCCCTCcatgtataaaaaatagaaaaaacaagaTTCATCAAGCAGACCAAATATATGTTTGTTTTGCAGTTGAAATTATTGTGATGCATTCTAAATTTCTAATGCATATCTAacgaataaaaacaaaataaaagcaaaagcaAGAACCATAATTCTTTTGCAAAAGAACTTTTGCCTCAAGTAATTTTTCACCTAATTTCCAAACATGCTCTAGGCGGTTAAAACAACACAACACGAAACATATAATCACAAAGGAACTGCCAAAGGAGCCGTATAATTATTTACACTTTTGTTTTAGGTCATGCTGGTTCATGATCATCTGTTATATGTCGCTAACTGAGTGTCACCAATTACATTCGATCACTGAAAGGAACAACCATGACGGAATTTTGCGATTTCTATAGattaaatgtgaaaattttACATCCTTAATTGAAACCTGAGGGAGCTCAAAAGCAAACAACTATCAGTTACCACAGAAACTTGTATACTAATCATCAATTGAAATCTCAATACTACAAAATTTTCCACCAAAAAGCAATATATAAAAACCgaattgaaaaagataaaaaaacaaaacaaaacatactATTTCCTAACCAATTCATCAGGAACAACCCTAAGCTGCTTCCTCTGCTTGGATTTGGCGATCTTCTTCAAAGTATTAGGGTTTGTAATCTTTTGGAACTTGGTTCCAGATCTGATGATATTCTCCTGCTTTTTCTTCTCCCTctcctctttcttcttcctcttctcgaCCTTGTTCAACCGAATCTCCTCCTTCAGCTCCATCATCCTCTCCTTGTACGCCTTCTTTATCAccttctccctctccctctgcTCGAACGTCGTCCCCTTCCGGCTAACCTGCGCCGCCGACGCCCTCCGCTGCCGCACTTGCTTCCACTTCCGCCCCGACACCCTCCCGGCGATCACGCCGTCGTAGCTCGGATGACCGAACGCCGGCTTGTCCGGGTTCTCCGACGATGGCAGCGCCGATCGCTTCGCCGGCGGCGGGAGTGCGTCGTCGGTGTCCATCAGAGAGGCGCCGTCGATGACGTCATCGGCGGCGGCGTCGTGCTGAGGCTGCGACTGCTGCTCTCTCTTGCGCTTGTAGGTTTTGCCGCCAAAACCCTCGTCGAGACAGCGGAAGTCGATTGTGCACGCCATCAGTGTGGTGTGCGAAGAGCGAACGAGAAAACCCTAAtggatttttagggttttatagGGTACTTGTATTTGATTCTCACTCGCTGgtctttttttacaaatatgaCCTTTTCCTCACAATTTTATCACTGTTTTGTTTTGTCTGTCTTTAGAATAGAAGTAGGGATGGAAATGGAATCGGGTAGGCCACGCATCACCTACGTCTAATAagatttgttttatatttttatagtttaagtttgaatttattatttgtcaCCAACTTATTTGTTAACTTAACtcatttaaatatatgtttcatgtcaaaaagtataaaaaaaatattattttttaaacaaattaaagatttttattaaaaataataagataattttaaatcatctataaattatactaattaatttattttaaacattaattaaaatgatttaaattgtcaaactattaaaataaattttaatttaaataaaataattataatattatatctcatattaataataatatttttattataaaatattattactaaATAGGATTGTCCATCTGACTTAATAGTATTTTCTTAAGTTATGTGTtctgatttatttaattaaatatatttattgaaaaatttgagtttgacatttttattaaatgaggTCTTAAATTGAGTCATAGATCCTCTGCAGGTTATTTGACCTATTTTCACCCTTAGAAGaacataactttattttttataataataataacaataataataatagaagaaGAATAAAACTTATGAgaagaattatatataatatatacataaattCAGAGTTACTAGTGTAATATCTCGGGTTTGGCATGGATCTTATGTTTacaatttacaaattcatatattattataatttttaaattatttgtaatgttttttattttaaatatatttatacatgTGTCTAGCATGTGCGCATATGAGTATGCATATGTTTACAAATATGTTCATTggccattaaaaaaattaaaacaataaataaattaaattaaaaaaaaaccaaatttgaaatgtatttttatgagaaataattaatacaCCAAACATTTTAAATTGAACCTTATAAAAAGGGTCAAActacacttataatttaaaccttataaaaaata from Glycine soja cultivar W05 chromosome 16, ASM419377v2, whole genome shotgun sequence harbors:
- the LOC114390134 gene encoding light-regulated protein, chloroplastic-like, with the translated sequence MQTALTFAAPNVVPLAPTKSVSHITIFPTKLKAPRSSPRYSPIRVATVEPDTSTVDYNSAFSVFPAEACETVGGEACMAEMYPETKLQPEAKTPRVVTENVEREYLEYDDPKTVFRGEACDDLGGTFCETEYQKGVY
- the LOC114391128 gene encoding MAP7 domain-containing protein 2-like, with the translated sequence MACTIDFRCLDEGFGGKTYKRKREQQSQPQHDAAADDVIDGASLMDTDDALPPPAKRSALPSSENPDKPAFGHPSYDGVIAGRVSGRKWKQVRQRRASAAQVSRKGTTFEQREREKVIKKAYKERMMELKEEIRLNKVEKRKKKEEREKKKQENIIRSGTKFQKITNPNTLKKIAKSKQRKQLRVVPDELVRK